A genomic region of Bacteroidales bacterium contains the following coding sequences:
- a CDS encoding T9SS type A sorting domain-containing protein: MKIKKCTLLMVFVTSFLMVSAQGVSVEPNTNIKVLAGTTLKVAGGDLLLKSDATGDATVIAFGSVTHGAGGKAIVQRYMPGDANAWHMISAPVNAMAITASDWAPDTDEDLYLWYEPSPGIWVNFKNQSSGNSGDLPYFDVANGGNNFNTGQGYIANYHTADLTKNFESSGLNTGDIDITLNKSGIKSWDWSAGLNLIGNPYASGLDWSEVVKEGIVSEVWAQVYNANKDGGAGYEPVNGPIASGQGFFVQAVNNEGVLALQPSQQVHATTQNFMKQGEDKLILRLAGGAYFDETTILLNEASAPEHDFFDASKYFSFDPQVPQLYSLATDGWNLAINSMDAISEATVVPLSIKVEGSSIMSVQLTETEGTFEGQEIILHDVLTNTLHKLSEEPTYNFMANAGDNPDRFLLKFGSVGIEDLSGNDELNAWMLYNLLYILNPDTPKATVELYNLQGQVIVRKVIGQGLQSIPVKVATGIYMVVMRTNHTVAMRKLFIQQ, encoded by the coding sequence ATGAAAATTAAAAAATGTACACTGTTGATGGTGTTTGTGACTTCGTTTTTAATGGTTTCAGCGCAGGGGGTAAGCGTTGAGCCGAATACAAACATTAAGGTACTTGCGGGTACCACACTGAAGGTTGCAGGTGGCGACCTGCTTTTAAAATCGGATGCCACCGGCGATGCAACGGTAATTGCCTTTGGCTCGGTGACCCATGGCGCCGGCGGCAAAGCCATTGTGCAACGGTACATGCCCGGCGATGCAAATGCCTGGCACATGATCAGCGCACCGGTAAACGCCATGGCCATTACAGCCAGCGACTGGGCGCCTGATACCGATGAAGACCTCTACCTCTGGTACGAGCCATCACCGGGAATCTGGGTAAACTTTAAAAACCAATCTTCGGGCAACAGCGGCGATCTGCCCTATTTTGATGTGGCAAATGGCGGCAATAATTTTAACACAGGGCAAGGCTACATTGCCAACTACCACACCGCCGACCTCACCAAAAATTTCGAGAGCAGCGGGCTGAACACCGGCGACATCGACATCACCCTGAACAAAAGCGGGATTAAAAGCTGGGATTGGAGCGCAGGCCTGAACCTGATCGGAAATCCTTATGCCTCAGGACTTGACTGGAGTGAAGTAGTCAAAGAAGGTATTGTCAGCGAAGTGTGGGCACAGGTTTATAATGCCAACAAAGACGGCGGTGCAGGCTACGAGCCCGTAAACGGACCCATCGCCTCCGGGCAGGGCTTCTTCGTTCAGGCGGTTAACAATGAAGGGGTGCTGGCGTTACAGCCCTCACAGCAGGTGCATGCCACTACCCAAAATTTCATGAAACAGGGAGAAGATAAATTGATATTGCGTCTGGCAGGGGGAGCATACTTTGACGAAACAACGATTTTGCTCAACGAAGCCTCGGCGCCGGAACATGATTTTTTTGATGCTTCCAAATATTTCAGTTTCGACCCGCAGGTACCGCAGCTTTATTCACTGGCCACCGATGGCTGGAATCTGGCAATCAACTCGATGGATGCCATATCGGAAGCCACGGTTGTTCCGCTCTCCATAAAAGTGGAGGGAAGCAGCATCATGTCTGTTCAACTCACCGAAACAGAAGGCACATTTGAGGGGCAGGAAATCATCTTGCACGATGTCCTCACCAATACGCTGCACAAACTCAGTGAAGAGCCCACCTACAACTTCATGGCAAATGCCGGTGACAACCCCGACCGCTTTTTGTTGAAGTTTGGGTCGGTGGGCATTGAAGATTTGTCCGGCAATGATGAGCTAAACGCCTGGATGCTATACAACCTGCTCTACATCCTCAATCCCGATACTCCCAAAGCAACGGTTGAGCTTTACAACCTCCAGGGGCAGGTGATTGTGCGCAAAGTGATCGGGCAGGGACTGCAAAGCATCCCTGTAAAGGTTGCCACCGGAATTTACATGGTGGTGATGCGGACTAACCACACGGTGGCCATGCGGAAATTATTTATTCAACAATAA